In Novipirellula galeiformis, one DNA window encodes the following:
- a CDS encoding efflux RND transporter permease subunit yields MLQKLIEFCLENRFIVLAVTFLMAAAGVKSAIELPIDAVPDMTNVQVAVITDAGSLSPVEVEQYITYPVESTMGGLPNVEEIRSVSKFGISVVTIVFDEGTDIYFARQVVTERLPTATAAIPPGYGTPELGPLTTALGEILQFEVRGDDYTPMQLRTMLEWEIAPKLREVRGVTEINTHGGFYKTFEIRPNPDALVSNNVTLSDLFSRVEENNGSTGGGYVVYHDEQRFIRGEALLRDVDEIRSIVIRRNDDGVPILLSDIAEVAIAPMTRQGAVTRDGRGEAVTGLVMMLIGENSREVVERVKSRIDEIMPTLAPGVSMEITYDRSALIGRTLKTVMKNLVEGGLLVILVLLVMLGSFRAGFIVALAIPLSMLFAANLMYATAISASLMSLGAIDFGLIVDSSVIMIENCMHKLSHNVGNARKRVEVIRDACIEVRKPTMFGELIIAVVYIPVLLLEGTEGKLFRPMAMTVLFALFGSLILSMTLMPTLAAIALPRNLKDKDVWFIRLIKWIYRPLVHRAIAAPVFTTMLALAVFGMSVPVAAQLGAEFMPRLEEGDLLVEAVRLPSATIEGATEMSTEIETILMEFPEVKTVFCKTGRPEIANDVMGVHQTDVWVILKPHDQWREGTTRDDLIAEMDEQLNGRVAGVAFGFTQPIEMRVDELVAGVKSDVAVLLYGNDLDVLAKKSKEIESVLKMIPGSADVRADYQANLQTWSIRPNREALARYGINASKVLGAIESLGGRNVGTIIEGRARYPILVRIPEAWRKDEELLRQLPVDSVGGRIVPLGELADLKLEETPPSVEHDNVRRRTFVAANVRGRDVASFVGDAKRAVAEQIDLPVGYEIRWGGDFENLQSASRRLLVITPIVLLLIFLLLHTTFHSVSLAMLIFMAVPMAASGGIFALALREMPFSISAGVGFIALFGVAVLNGLVWVSAAEHARLAGMPMDQVTEQTALNRLRPVLMTALVASFGFIPMAFSTSDGAEMQRPLATVVIGGLITSTLLTGFVIPAIYPWFAKGVKTGEDESADEANVLA; encoded by the coding sequence ATGTTACAAAAACTAATTGAATTCTGTCTCGAGAATCGCTTCATCGTCCTCGCGGTCACCTTTCTAATGGCCGCCGCGGGGGTGAAAAGTGCGATCGAATTACCGATCGACGCAGTTCCCGATATGACCAATGTCCAAGTCGCGGTGATTACGGACGCCGGTTCGTTATCGCCGGTCGAAGTGGAACAATACATTACCTATCCGGTTGAATCGACAATGGGCGGACTGCCCAACGTCGAAGAGATCCGTAGTGTATCGAAGTTCGGAATCTCGGTTGTGACGATTGTCTTTGACGAAGGCACCGATATCTATTTCGCCCGCCAAGTCGTCACCGAACGATTGCCAACGGCCACTGCGGCGATCCCGCCGGGCTACGGGACTCCTGAGTTAGGGCCGCTAACGACGGCACTAGGCGAGATATTGCAGTTCGAAGTGCGTGGCGATGACTACACGCCGATGCAACTGCGGACGATGTTAGAGTGGGAGATTGCACCAAAACTACGCGAGGTGCGTGGGGTGACCGAGATCAATACGCATGGCGGTTTCTATAAAACTTTCGAGATCCGTCCCAACCCCGATGCCCTTGTTAGTAACAATGTCACGCTTAGCGATCTGTTTAGCCGTGTCGAAGAGAACAATGGATCGACCGGTGGCGGTTATGTCGTTTATCACGACGAGCAGCGGTTTATCCGAGGTGAGGCGTTGTTGCGGGACGTCGATGAAATTCGCAGTATTGTGATTCGTCGTAATGACGATGGAGTGCCGATCCTGTTGTCGGATATCGCCGAGGTTGCGATCGCTCCGATGACGCGGCAAGGTGCCGTCACACGTGATGGACGTGGCGAAGCGGTCACCGGTTTGGTGATGATGTTGATCGGTGAGAATTCACGCGAAGTCGTCGAGCGAGTCAAGTCGCGAATCGACGAGATCATGCCGACGCTGGCGCCGGGCGTGTCGATGGAAATTACTTATGATCGTTCAGCCTTGATCGGCCGGACGCTAAAAACCGTGATGAAGAATCTAGTCGAAGGCGGCTTGTTGGTCATTTTGGTGTTGTTAGTGATGTTGGGCAGCTTTCGAGCTGGTTTTATCGTCGCCTTGGCGATTCCGCTTTCGATGTTGTTCGCGGCGAACTTGATGTATGCCACTGCGATTTCCGCAAGTTTGATGAGTTTGGGAGCCATCGACTTTGGTTTGATCGTCGACTCCTCGGTGATCATGATCGAAAACTGTATGCACAAACTTTCGCACAATGTGGGCAATGCTCGTAAACGTGTCGAGGTGATTCGGGACGCCTGTATCGAAGTGCGTAAACCGACGATGTTCGGTGAACTGATTATCGCCGTCGTGTACATTCCGGTGCTCCTGCTCGAAGGGACGGAGGGGAAATTGTTTCGGCCGATGGCGATGACGGTGTTGTTTGCCCTGTTTGGCTCGTTGATTCTATCGATGACGCTAATGCCAACGCTTGCGGCCATTGCGTTGCCACGGAATTTGAAAGACAAAGATGTCTGGTTCATCCGGCTAATCAAATGGATCTATCGTCCTTTGGTGCATCGCGCGATCGCCGCCCCCGTATTCACAACCATGTTGGCGTTAGCGGTATTCGGCATGAGTGTGCCCGTCGCTGCCCAACTCGGGGCCGAGTTTATGCCGCGGCTCGAAGAGGGCGACTTGCTCGTCGAAGCGGTGCGTTTACCCAGCGCGACGATCGAAGGTGCAACCGAAATGAGCACCGAGATCGAAACGATTTTGATGGAATTCCCCGAAGTCAAAACGGTCTTTTGCAAAACGGGGCGACCGGAAATCGCAAACGATGTGATGGGGGTTCACCAAACGGATGTTTGGGTGATCTTGAAGCCACATGACCAATGGCGAGAAGGCACCACACGCGACGATTTGATTGCCGAGATGGACGAGCAACTCAACGGTCGTGTCGCCGGAGTGGCGTTCGGGTTTACCCAGCCGATCGAAATGCGAGTCGATGAGTTGGTGGCGGGAGTGAAATCCGACGTGGCCGTGTTGCTCTACGGCAACGACTTGGATGTGTTAGCGAAGAAATCCAAGGAGATCGAAAGTGTCTTGAAGATGATCCCTGGTTCGGCGGACGTGCGTGCCGATTACCAAGCTAATTTGCAAACATGGTCGATTCGTCCCAACCGCGAGGCACTGGCGCGATACGGTATCAACGCCTCGAAAGTTCTGGGAGCGATCGAATCATTAGGCGGACGCAATGTCGGGACGATCATTGAGGGGCGTGCGCGTTACCCGATCTTGGTGCGGATCCCCGAAGCATGGCGAAAAGACGAGGAGTTGCTGCGACAATTGCCCGTCGATTCGGTCGGTGGACGGATTGTGCCATTGGGCGAATTAGCCGATTTGAAGCTCGAGGAGACACCGCCCTCGGTCGAACACGACAACGTGCGACGACGAACTTTTGTTGCCGCCAATGTTCGTGGTCGAGACGTTGCCAGTTTTGTGGGTGACGCAAAACGGGCCGTCGCCGAGCAAATCGATCTGCCCGTGGGGTATGAGATTCGTTGGGGCGGTGACTTTGAAAACTTGCAATCCGCCAGTCGTCGTTTGCTCGTGATCACACCGATTGTGTTGCTGTTGATCTTCCTACTGTTGCACACCACGTTCCACAGTGTGTCGTTGGCGATGTTGATTTTCATGGCTGTGCCGATGGCGGCTAGCGGCGGGATCTTTGCACTTGCGCTGCGTGAGATGCCGTTTAGTATTTCCGCCGGTGTTGGCTTTATCGCTCTGTTTGGGGTCGCCGTGCTCAATGGTTTGGTCTGGGTGAGCGCGGCGGAACATGCCCGATTAGCGGGAATGCCGATGGATCAAGTCACCGAGCAAACGGCACTCAACCGATTGCGTCCGGTCTTGATGACCGCCTTGGTGGCAAGCTTCGGATTCATTCCGATGGCGTTTTCGACCAGCGATGGTGCCGAGATGCAGCGGCCGCTGGCCACCGTGGTGATCGGCGGGTTGATCACCAGCACATTGCTAACCGGGTTCGTGATCCCCGCGATTTATCCCTGGTTCGCCAAGGGAGTGAAAACCGGCGAGGACGAGAGTGCGGACGAAGCCAACGTTCTGGCATAG
- a CDS encoding efflux RND transporter periplasmic adaptor subunit, whose protein sequence is MHKKLLYALGLCALGIGGALLFWPRSDEPRIDSADLGHVELDSANSSAPEIRTVKLPLPKLASAAIQVETVQRRMLQSTCTLPGRLDYDQNRHVSIHSACDGILTEILVQPGNPVHRGQVVARISSPEVGQARSEIQSRLANLQLALNEQKRHSEICSGVEELVALIRGGESPEHLVDGMAAETLGDYGRTLIEAYARKRSAIAIANGSREAADVGAIAGRIQTEREREKQTADAALTSRMDQALFDVSQKCKQSTAAAEAAQREVDIALQRLNALLGPAAPVVTQASFRQVKKDTLSNVDLVSPIDGTVEERLLTTTERVSVGEPIFTIADTSHLWAEADIRQSDWNAITVAVGKAVAITAPAIADTVFEGQVILVGRRVNLATGAAPLVASVATSDPRLRPGMFIRMTVPTSELREVIAVPTKAVVMHENQTFVFIADSDSEFCRVDVATGDQQNEMTEITSGLTVGDQVVVEGVFKLKSEILLAGEEE, encoded by the coding sequence ATGCACAAGAAATTACTTTACGCGCTCGGACTATGCGCTCTCGGTATTGGTGGCGCCCTGTTGTTCTGGCCTCGCTCAGACGAGCCGAGGATCGACTCCGCCGATCTCGGGCACGTCGAACTTGATTCGGCGAACTCATCCGCTCCGGAAATTCGCACGGTCAAATTGCCGCTCCCCAAACTCGCCTCCGCTGCGATCCAAGTTGAAACGGTCCAACGCCGGATGCTGCAATCGACTTGTACGTTGCCTGGACGACTGGACTATGACCAAAATCGCCACGTTTCGATCCATTCCGCCTGTGATGGAATTCTGACGGAAATCCTGGTTCAGCCTGGCAATCCGGTTCATCGGGGCCAAGTGGTTGCCCGCATCAGCAGTCCGGAGGTGGGGCAAGCCCGCAGCGAGATTCAATCGCGGTTGGCAAATTTACAGCTCGCTTTGAACGAACAAAAACGTCATTCGGAAATTTGCAGCGGCGTCGAAGAACTTGTCGCATTGATTCGCGGCGGAGAATCACCGGAACATCTTGTCGACGGAATGGCCGCCGAGACGTTGGGGGATTATGGTCGCACGTTGATCGAAGCGTATGCTCGAAAACGATCGGCAATTGCGATTGCCAACGGATCTCGCGAAGCCGCTGACGTCGGCGCGATTGCCGGACGGATCCAGACCGAACGCGAGCGAGAAAAGCAAACCGCCGACGCGGCGCTTACGTCGCGGATGGACCAGGCGTTGTTTGATGTCAGTCAAAAGTGCAAACAATCGACTGCCGCCGCGGAAGCCGCTCAACGCGAAGTCGATATTGCACTTCAGCGGCTCAACGCACTGCTGGGGCCCGCGGCTCCCGTGGTGACGCAAGCTTCGTTTCGCCAAGTCAAGAAAGATACGCTTTCGAACGTTGATCTAGTTTCTCCCATCGACGGGACGGTCGAAGAACGGTTGCTCACGACGACTGAGCGTGTCTCCGTAGGAGAACCCATTTTCACCATCGCGGATACGTCGCACTTATGGGCCGAAGCGGATATTCGGCAAAGTGATTGGAATGCGATCACCGTTGCGGTAGGAAAAGCCGTGGCCATTACCGCGCCTGCGATTGCCGACACGGTGTTCGAAGGCCAAGTGATCCTAGTGGGGCGTCGTGTGAATTTGGCCACGGGGGCGGCACCGTTGGTCGCCTCGGTCGCTACGTCTGACCCGCGTTTGCGACCGGGAATGTTCATTCGCATGACCGTCCCCACGTCGGAGTTGCGTGAAGTGATCGCGGTGCCAACCAAAGCGGTTGTGATGCACGAGAACCAAACGTTTGTGTTTATCGCGGACAGCGATTCCGAATTTTGTCGTGTGGACGTCGCGACCGGTGACCAGCAAAACGAGATGACCGAAATCACTTCGGGATTGACCGTCGGCGATCAGGTCGTGGTCGAAGGCGTTTTTAAGCTGAAGAGCGAAATTCTTCTTGCCGGTGAGGAGGAATAA
- the tadA gene encoding tRNA adenosine(34) deaminase TadA: protein MELPSNLLLESDSHWMGRALELAFQAVDADEVPVGAIIVRDHSIIAAASNQRESLKDPTAHAEMIAITQAAAAVEDWRLEQTTLYVTLEPCIMCAGAILQSRIPRVVFGAADPKAGAVASLYHLLEDTRLNHRCLVTSGVMADRCGKVLTDFFASKRAMGKK from the coding sequence ATGGAGTTGCCGTCCAATTTGTTGCTCGAGTCGGACTCGCATTGGATGGGCCGAGCACTTGAGTTGGCTTTTCAAGCGGTCGATGCGGATGAGGTGCCCGTCGGGGCGATTATCGTTCGCGATCATTCGATCATCGCTGCCGCGTCGAATCAACGTGAAAGCTTGAAAGACCCCACCGCTCATGCCGAAATGATTGCGATCACGCAAGCGGCAGCGGCGGTCGAAGATTGGCGGCTCGAGCAAACGACGCTGTATGTCACGCTGGAGCCCTGCATCATGTGTGCCGGGGCGATTTTGCAATCGCGGATTCCACGAGTCGTCTTTGGGGCGGCTGATCCCAAGGCGGGCGCGGTGGCCAGTCTGTATCACTTGCTCGAGGACACGCGCTTAAACCATCGATGTTTAGTCACCTCCGGCGTCATGGCAGATCGGTGCGGCAAGGTGCTAACCGACTTTTTTGCCAGCAAGCGGGCGATGGGCAAGAAGTAG
- a CDS encoding family 16 glycoside hydrolase, with product MLYKLLYKFSVFTSKPSCRGVVLAAIAFSTLGLVGSDPVSAQPPTATASESEPSVVEQTGSEKTGSEKSKTADSQKKPNAQQDTAPKNNAKKAAEAKHIQWKPIEGSWVVCQFGGDGLVEIKGNSAKLAYGDPLTGIRWEGDVIRENYEVALEAQRVEGYDFFCGLTFPVGEANVSLILGGWGGGIMGISSIDGEDASQNPTTQFLNFDNDKWYRVRVRVTDKAIQCWLDDKKMIDQERQGHEFGIRAEMDQCEPFGVAAFQCDAELRNMRVRRLTPADFAETKQPEATDREEKDSK from the coding sequence GTGCTTTACAAGCTGCTTTACAAGTTTTCGGTGTTCACTTCCAAGCCCAGTTGTCGTGGCGTGGTCCTTGCGGCGATCGCGTTTTCAACCCTCGGTCTAGTGGGTTCCGATCCGGTTTCGGCTCAGCCCCCCACAGCCACCGCTTCGGAATCCGAGCCGAGCGTTGTGGAGCAAACGGGTAGCGAAAAAACGGGTAGCGAAAAATCGAAGACTGCGGATTCACAGAAAAAGCCCAACGCTCAACAAGACACCGCTCCAAAAAACAACGCCAAGAAAGCGGCGGAGGCCAAGCACATCCAGTGGAAGCCGATTGAAGGATCTTGGGTCGTTTGCCAATTTGGCGGTGACGGCTTAGTGGAAATCAAAGGGAATTCGGCAAAGCTAGCGTACGGCGACCCGTTGACCGGTATTCGCTGGGAAGGCGACGTGATCCGAGAAAACTACGAAGTGGCTCTCGAAGCGCAGCGTGTCGAAGGCTACGACTTCTTCTGCGGCCTAACCTTTCCGGTCGGTGAAGCAAACGTCAGCTTGATCTTGGGCGGTTGGGGAGGCGGCATCATGGGGATCAGCAGCATCGATGGTGAGGATGCGAGCCAGAATCCAACGACCCAGTTCCTCAATTTTGATAACGATAAATGGTATCGCGTCCGGGTCCGGGTGACGGACAAGGCGATCCAGTGTTGGTTAGATGACAAGAAAATGATCGACCAAGAGCGGCAGGGACATGAGTTTGGTATACGAGCCGAGATGGACCAATGCGAGCCCTTTGGCGTCGCCGCGTTTCAATGTGATGCGGAACTTCGTAACATGCGCGTGCGTCGCTTGACGCCCGCAGATTTTGCCGAGACCAAGCAGCCAGAAGCCACCGACCGTGAGGAAAAGGATTCCAAGTGA
- a CDS encoding VanZ family protein, whose amino-acid sequence MSSAPAYPISGRSMQSITKKTILGIRLAVLALVGYWLLIFVLTHLPAESLKPPKVNDKLAHFLAYGGLGMLMCYVTTSDRVIKRFGSIAAIGMTYAALDEYTQSFVEGRYSDPYDFLADAAGLCTAILVYATLRGVFSLWKKSRTALT is encoded by the coding sequence ATGTCGTCTGCTCCAGCTTATCCCATCTCGGGGAGATCGATGCAGTCAATTACGAAAAAAACCATTCTCGGCATTCGTCTAGCGGTGCTTGCGTTGGTGGGATATTGGTTATTGATCTTTGTGCTGACCCACCTGCCCGCGGAGTCGCTGAAGCCCCCCAAGGTCAACGATAAACTAGCGCACTTTCTCGCCTATGGCGGACTGGGGATGCTGATGTGCTACGTGACGACCTCGGATCGCGTGATCAAGCGTTTTGGCTCAATTGCGGCGATCGGCATGACTTACGCGGCGTTGGACGAATACACGCAAAGTTTCGTCGAGGGGCGTTATTCCGATCCGTACGATTTTCTCGCGGACGCCGCTGGTTTGTGCACCGCCATCTTGGTTTACGCAACCCTTCGTGGCGTCTTTTCCCTTTGGAAGAAATCGCGTACCGCGTTGACTTAG